The following proteins are co-located in the Scylla paramamosain isolate STU-SP2022 chromosome 37, ASM3559412v1, whole genome shotgun sequence genome:
- the LOC135091534 gene encoding uncharacterized protein LOC135091534, translated as MQVEGSVDGNPCRLTVDTGAEKTLVWPDMLTATRVPDAPQRLCGVTGHCVQLKGSVDVRIGVGSAVERLPVYIADLDEPCLLGLDYLTQSKACVDLGRKLVRVPGQEVPLLP; from the coding sequence ATGCAGGTTGAGGGCTCAGTGGACGGGAACCCATGCCGCCTGACAGTGGACACCGGGGCTGAGAAGACTTTGGTGTGGCCTGACATGCTGACCGCCACTCGAGTCCCAGACGCGCCACAGAGGCTGTGTGGCGTGACGGGGCACTGTGTGCAGCTCAAGGGCTCAGTGGATGTTCGTATCGGCGTGGGCAGCGCTGTGGAGCGGCTGCCGGTGTACATCGCCGACTTGGACGAACCATGTCTGCTGGGACTCGACTACCTGACGCAGAGCAAGGCTTGTGTCGACCTTGGACGGAAGCTGGTGAGGGTGCCTGGCCAAGAAGTGCCCTTGCTTCCGTAG
- the LOC135091193 gene encoding uncharacterized protein LOC135091193 translates to MRGSEGMVEPTENLRLADGVAVGRSLVQAGEELVTVLVANLSDEARKVPAGAKLGTCEEVERPAETSGSAEVAAVRSLPNFLEDLAHWSAANLTEAQTEKVRHTLAQYADLGRTGLVKHIINTGSSAPIKSPPRRIAPARWEEMQRTVKELAAQGMIERSDSPWSSAVVLFFCLSVCLLLFIRGSFFTRREFHA, encoded by the coding sequence ATGCGTGGATCGGAAGGCATGGTGGAACCCACAGAAAACCTGCGACTGGCTGATGGCGTGGCAGTCGGGCGGAGCCTCGTTCAAGCGGGGGAGGAGTTAGTTACGGTGTTGGTAGCTAATCTCTCTGATGAGGCTCGGAAGGTGCCCGCTGGGGCCAAGCTGGGCACTTGTGAGGAAGTGGAGCGCCCTGCAGAGACGTCGGGGAGCGCAGAGGTGGCTGCTGTGAGGTCGCTGCCCAACTTCCTGGAGGATTTGGCTCACTGGAGTGCCGCTAACCTGACGGAGGCGCAGACGGAGAAGGTGCGCCACACCCTGGCTCAGTACGCGGACCTAGGCCGCACGGGGTTGGTGAAGCACATCATCAACACAGGAAGTAGTGCGCCCATCAAGAGCCCGCCCCGACGTATTGCACCAGCCAGGTGGGAGGAGATGCAGCGCACCGTCAAGGAGCTGGCAGCGCAGGGGATGATTGAGCGATCGGACAGTCCGTGGTCATCAGCGGTAGTCCtgttcttctgtctgtctgtctgtctacttctgtTCATACGTGGCAGTTTTTTCACGCGGCGTGAATTTCACGCCTGA